Below is a window of Solirubrobacterales bacterium DNA.
GACGACCTTCGGCAGCGGCGCGAAGCCGATGTCCTGGCGCAGACCCATGCCCTTGCCGAGTGCGTAGTTGACCATCAGCTTCAGGCCCGCGGCCTTCGGCGAGCCCTTGCGCATGATCACGTACGAGAAGGCGGTTGCGGGGTAGGCGGTCTTGAATGCCTTCGGCGGGTTTGCCGGGTGGAGAATGTTGCCGCTCGGGACCTTCTTGATCCAACCAGCACCTGCGCGAATCGACTTCTGGCTCGGCAGGATGAACTTGCCGGCGGCGTTCTGGATGGCGGCCACCGTCAGCTTGTTCGGGATCGCGTAGTCGATCCCGACGTAACCGATTGCTCCGTTGGTCTTCAGCGCGTTGGCGACTCCGCCGTTACCTGAAGCGCCCGGTCCGACTGGCCAGTTCAGCAACGTGCCGACTCCGGGTGAACTCCTCCACGAGGTGCCCGAGCGGGCGAGCCAGTCAGCGAACGCGTAGGTCGTGCCCGAGCCGTCGAGACGGTGGATCGGCGTGATTGCCAGGTCCGGGAGTGACTTGCCCTTGTTGAGCTTCGTGATCTGGGGGTCATTCCACTTGGTGATTCCGCCCTTGTAGATCAGGTTCACGATCTTCGGGGTGAGCTTGAGTCCGCTGCTCACGCCGTTGACGGTGTAGGACATCGTCACGGCGGTGAGTGAGATCGGAATCGTCACGCAGCCGCTGCACCTGGCCTTCTGGTCTGCCGTCATCGGTGCGTCTGTCGCGCCGAAGTCAACGGTTCCTGCGCTGATGTCGGTCAGTCCCTTGCCCGATCCGCCACCGCCGTAGGTGATGCCGCCGCCGAGCTGGGTGTTCCACTCGGTGATGAGCGGGGCGACGAGCGTTGAGCCCGAGCCAGTGATCGCGGGGTTGACCACGGCACCGGCAGTGCCGGCGCCTACGACCAGCGACATGCCAGCGAGCAGCACGGCGCCAAGGCCAGTGAAGGTCGATTTGCGATTGAAGTTCATTCTTGGTTGTTGCCTCTCTTGAGAACGATCCGGTTGATCAGTTGACGCGAGTATTGCCCGGTACAAATTCCGAGTTGTTGCGATCTTGTGGCAATGTGGTGACACAAAATCGCCTGACCGGAAAACGCACTTATCCTCGGGCCAATGCGAGGACCTCTTTCTTCGAAAGGCTCGACCGGAGACAAAATTCTGCGCGGTCTTGCGCTCGCTGCGGCGCTGCTGGCGATCGTCACGCTGGTCGCTCTCGGCTTCAAGGTGATCCAGGGATCGAAGCTCGCCTTCGACACTTTCGGGCTCGGTTTCATCACCGACTCCACGTGGAATCCGACCGGCGGAGAGGACGGCAACGGCCTCTACGGCGCGTGGGTGATGATCTACGGAACGCTCGTGACCTCGCTCTCGGCGCTCGCAGTCGCATTGCCGATCGGCGTCGCGATCGGCCTCTATCTGGCTGAGCTCGCCCGCGACTCGGTCGCGCGGGTGGTCGGACCGCTCGTCGAAATGCTCGCGGCGGTGCCAAGCGTGGTCGTCGGCTTCTGGGGACTGATCGTGCTCGCACCGATCGTGTCCAAGTACGTCGAGCCGTTTCTCTACGACCACTTCAGCTTCATACCGCTGTTCGGCGAACCGCAGACGACCGGACTCAGCCTCCTCACGGCAAGCCTGATCCTCTCGATCATGATCCTCCCGATCATCGCGTCGATCAGCCGCGACCTCTTCCTCACCGTTCCCCATGAGATGAAGGACGGCGCCGAGGCGCTCGGAGCGACGCACTGGGAAGTCGTGCGCGGGGTGGATCTTCCGGCTTGCGCTGCGGGCATCGCCTCGGCTGCGCTTCTGGCGCTTGGCCGCGCACTCGGAGAGGCAATCGCCGTTGCTCAGGTGATCGGCGGCGGCCAGAAGGTTGTCGAATCGCTGTTTCTTCCAGGCGACACGTTGGCGAGCCGGCTGGCGTCGCAGTTTCCTGCGGCGATCTCTGATCTTCAGGTCTCGTCCCTCTACTACCTGGGCGTGATCCTTCTGGTGATCGGCATCGCCGCGAACCTCACCGCTGTCTGGATCGCCAGGCGCTTTGACTACGAGCGCAGGGCAGCATGACCGAGGGCGACCGGGTCAACCCGGAGGAGTTCCACGAGTTTCCATTTGACCCCGGTTCTCCGCTGGTGCCCAGCGGCAACCTGCGCCGGCGCATGATCGTGAGCCGGATGGCACAAGCGCTCGCGACCTTCGGCGCGATCGTCGCGGTCGGGATGCTCGCGATCATGCTCTACGCGGTCGTGTCAAAGGGCATCGGCGCGATCAGCTGGAGCTTCATCACGACAGGTCCCGACGACGGCGGGATCGGACCGTCTCTCGTGGGCACGATCATCATCGTGATGATGGCGACGGCCATCGCTGCCCCCGTTGGCGTGCTCACCGCGATCTACACAACTGAATTCGCCAGCGATCGCGTTGGTGGCATCGTGCGCCTGACGCTGGACATGATGAATGGCCTGCCGACGATCATCGTCGGAATCTTCATCTACGGACTGATCGTCGCCGGTCGCAACCAGAGCGGTTTCGCAGCCGCGCTCGCGCTGGCAGTGATCATGTTGCCGAT
It encodes the following:
- the pstS gene encoding phosphate ABC transporter substrate-binding protein PstS, translating into MNFNRKSTFTGLGAVLLAGMSLVVGAGTAGAVVNPAITGSGSTLVAPLITEWNTQLGGGITYGGGGSGKGLTDISAGTVDFGATDAPMTADQKARCSGCVTIPISLTAVTMSYTVNGVSSGLKLTPKIVNLIYKGGITKWNDPQITKLNKGKSLPDLAITPIHRLDGSGTTYAFADWLARSGTSWRSSPGVGTLLNWPVGPGASGNGGVANALKTNGAIGYVGIDYAIPNKLTVAAIQNAAGKFILPSQKSIRAGAGWIKKVPSGNILHPANPPKAFKTAYPATAFSYVIMRKGSPKAAGLKLMVNYALGKGMGLRQDIGFAPLPKVVATAGKKTAKKL
- the pstC gene encoding phosphate ABC transporter permease subunit PstC, with the translated sequence MRGPLSSKGSTGDKILRGLALAAALLAIVTLVALGFKVIQGSKLAFDTFGLGFITDSTWNPTGGEDGNGLYGAWVMIYGTLVTSLSALAVALPIGVAIGLYLAELARDSVARVVGPLVEMLAAVPSVVVGFWGLIVLAPIVSKYVEPFLYDHFSFIPLFGEPQTTGLSLLTASLILSIMILPIIASISRDLFLTVPHEMKDGAEALGATHWEVVRGVDLPACAAGIASAALLALGRALGEAIAVAQVIGGGQKVVESLFLPGDTLASRLASQFPAAISDLQVSSLYYLGVILLVIGIAANLTAVWIARRFDYERRAA
- the pstA gene encoding phosphate ABC transporter permease PstA, with amino-acid sequence MTEGDRVNPEEFHEFPFDPGSPLVPSGNLRRRMIVSRMAQALATFGAIVAVGMLAIMLYAVVSKGIGAISWSFITTGPDDGGIGPSLVGTIIIVMMATAIAAPVGVLTAIYTTEFASDRVGGIVRLTLDMMNGLPTIIVGIFIYGLIVAGRNQSGFAAALALAVIMLPMIARTTQEVLALVPRTLREGAEALGVGRWRVILGVLLPTVGGAILTATVLAAARVAGETAPQILVNLVAPNEFVLNPFAGHAMPSVPVTIYQLSESADPTGFQRAWGAALCLLVIILVANIAARALHARSQRKIGMK